One Ascaphus truei isolate aAscTru1 chromosome 9, aAscTru1.hap1, whole genome shotgun sequence genomic region harbors:
- the UBR7 gene encoding putative E3 ubiquitin-protein ligase UBR7 isoform X2, with translation MEARGQGEKRRAEEAVAGGEEAVLSLVDVLEQDEALEDEACAVLGGSDAEKCSYPEEKENFNAVNKYNANFFGLYCTCKRPYPDPEDETPDEMIQCVVCEDWFHGRHLGAVPPEHLEYQEMVCQVCMKRCPFLWAYAAQLAVPTVTKITPAESDHEDIKVEDTAVESITVQNGSNGKTEENTIQQYTKHQQVQEEKDKHNGPSTSAETAQKCTNGDISNAVVTEANPGTACKLQENKRHEGHRTDTATFWPSNWRSKLCNCGDCMKMYADLEVVFLVDERDTVQAYENKGKNDEDRERKDPLMAALSSMNRVQQVELISEYNDLKTELKDYLKRFADEGKVVKTEDIQQFFEELQSRKRRRVAGMQYYCS, from the exons ATGGAGGCACGCGGGCAGGGTGAGAAGCGGCGCGCGGAGGAGGCCGTCGCGGGCGGGGAGGAGGCCGTGCTGTCTCTGGTGGATGTGCTGGAGCAGGATGAGGCGCTGGAGGACGAGGCCTGCGCGGTGCTGGGCGGAAGTGACGCGGAGAAGTGCTCCTACCCCGAG gaaaagGAGAACTTTAATGCTGTTAACAAATACAACGCAAACTTCTTTGGCCTGTACTGCACCTGCAAGAGACCTTATCCTGATCCAGAAGATGAG ACCCCAGATGAGATGATCCAGTGTGTAGTTTGTGAAGATTGGTTCCATGGAAGG CACCTCGGTGCAGTTCCCCCTGAACACCTAGAGTATCAGGAGATGGTATGCCAAGTCTGCATGAAGCGCTGCCCCTTCCTCTGGGCCTACGCTGCACAGCTAGCGG TTCCTACTGTGACTAAAATCACCCCTGCTGAATCGGACCATGAAGATATAAAGGTGGAAGACACTGCAGTAGAAAGCATCACAGTTCAGAATGGTTCAAATGGCAAGACTGAAGAAAATACTATTCAACAGTACACAAAGCATCAGCAAGTACAAGAAGAGAAGGACAAGCACAATGGTCCATCCACTAGTGCCGAGACTGCTCAG AAATGTACAAATGGAGACATTTCCAACGCGGTGGTAACGGAGGCTAATCCTGGCACTGCGTGCAAGCTTCAGGAGAATAAAAGGCATGAAGGACACAGGACGGACACTGCCACGTTCTGGCCGAGCAACTGGCGCAGCAAACTATGCAACTGCGGGGATTGTAtg AAAATGTATGCAGATCTGGAGGTGGTCTTCCTGGTGGACGAACGTGACACAGTTCAGGCTTATGAAAATAAAGGCAAAAATGACGAGGATAGAGAAAGAAAAGACCCCCTGATGGCCGCCCTCAGCAGCATGAACCGGGTGCAGCAGGTGGAGCTAATCAGTG AATACAATGACTTGAAGACAGAGCTAAAGGATTATCTTAAAAGGTTTGCAGATGAAGGAAAG GTTGTCAAAACGGAGGACATTCAACAATTCTTTGAAGAACTACAGTCCAGGAAGAGAAGGCGGGTAGCTGGGATGCAATATTACTGCAGCTAA
- the LOC142502870 gene encoding kinetochore protein Spc25-like isoform X1 translates to MAAPPLRIPQLTYRPQITAVICARAAEHTGAIALRVAYKVSVELILPLVLEGRNTRRTALSTSTTTLQLIAMSSLKDDEQGIYLLMEKFRTSFINNSEDYTNQTTGLKDSSKTTLKTLTDAWSKKYREGEVMIEKVLEFRNEINLQNKRIEEKQEDILQELAKLKENEAQVADLIECIRGLKEEVKRKSDIVLANKRANKDRLTELQKSATLFKERFGLEIRKLHGEKLQFVFRCINPKDLDEPYTFILYINQQGEYEVTECDPPLECLAEFQKKVRETNNFSALLANFRKAFTALSSQAK, encoded by the exons atggccgcgccccccctgcGCATCCCACAGCTcacctacagaccgcagatcacggCTGTAATCTGTGCGCGCGCAGCAGAGCACACAGGGGCCATAGCTTTAAGGGTCgcatataaagtgtctgtggagttaatattgcCGTTGGTATTGGAGGGGAGAAATACAAGAAGAACTGCACTCAGCACTTCAACAACCACCCTGCAACT TATCGCAATGTCCAGTTTAAAGGATGATGAGCAGGGCATATATCTGCTTATGGAGAAGTTCCgtaccagttttattaataacaGTGAGGATTACACCAATCAGACTACAGGTCTGAAGGATTCTTCCAAGACGACCTTAAAAACATTAACGG ACGCTTGGTCCAAGAAATACAGGGAAGGGGAAGTAATGATTGAGAAAGTCCTGGAGTTCAGAAACG AAATCAATTTGCAGAACAAACGTATAGAAGAAAAACAAGAGGATATCTTACAAGAGCTTGCAAAACTAAAGGAAAATGAGGCGCAGGTGGCCGACCTGATTGAGTGCATCCGGGGGTTAAAGGAAGAAGTCAAACGGAAAAGTGACA TTGTTTTAGCTAACAAAAGGGCCAATAAAGACAGACTGACGGAGCTGCAGAAATCTGCAACTCTATTCAAGGAGCGCTTTGGACTAGAAATCCGAAAATTGCACG GTGAAAAGCTGCAGTTTGTCTTCAGATGCATTAACCCCAAAGACCTTGATGAGCCATACACATTCATTCTTTATATAAATCAACAAGGAGAGTATGAAG TTACAGAGTGTGATCCGCCATTGGAATGCTTGGCAGAATTTCAGAAGAAAGTGAGAGAAACAAACAACTTCTCAGCGTTACTTGCAAACTTCAGAAAAGCTTTCACAGCATTAAGCTCTCAAGCAAAATAA
- the LOC142502870 gene encoding kinetochore protein Spc25-like isoform X2: protein MHVLAAHNQHGRPTTICAECRSALDCTAWNRTSERERQSSKSVAGNGRGKRIAMSSLKDDEQGIYLLMEKFRTSFINNSEDYTNQTTGLKDSSKTTLKTLTDAWSKKYREGEVMIEKVLEFRNEINLQNKRIEEKQEDILQELAKLKENEAQVADLIECIRGLKEEVKRKSDIVLANKRANKDRLTELQKSATLFKERFGLEIRKLHGEKLQFVFRCINPKDLDEPYTFILYINQQGEYEVTECDPPLECLAEFQKKVRETNNFSALLANFRKAFTALSSQAK, encoded by the exons ATGCATGTGCTGGCAGCCCATAACCAACATGGCCGCCCAACCACGATCTGTGCGGAATGTAGATCCGCTCTCGATTGCACGGCCTGGAATCGTACGTCAGAGCGCGAGCGGCAAAGTTCAAAATCTGTAGCAGGCAACGGCCGCGGGAAGCG TATCGCAATGTCCAGTTTAAAGGATGATGAGCAGGGCATATATCTGCTTATGGAGAAGTTCCgtaccagttttattaataacaGTGAGGATTACACCAATCAGACTACAGGTCTGAAGGATTCTTCCAAGACGACCTTAAAAACATTAACGG ACGCTTGGTCCAAGAAATACAGGGAAGGGGAAGTAATGATTGAGAAAGTCCTGGAGTTCAGAAACG AAATCAATTTGCAGAACAAACGTATAGAAGAAAAACAAGAGGATATCTTACAAGAGCTTGCAAAACTAAAGGAAAATGAGGCGCAGGTGGCCGACCTGATTGAGTGCATCCGGGGGTTAAAGGAAGAAGTCAAACGGAAAAGTGACA TTGTTTTAGCTAACAAAAGGGCCAATAAAGACAGACTGACGGAGCTGCAGAAATCTGCAACTCTATTCAAGGAGCGCTTTGGACTAGAAATCCGAAAATTGCACG GTGAAAAGCTGCAGTTTGTCTTCAGATGCATTAACCCCAAAGACCTTGATGAGCCATACACATTCATTCTTTATATAAATCAACAAGGAGAGTATGAAG TTACAGAGTGTGATCCGCCATTGGAATGCTTGGCAGAATTTCAGAAGAAAGTGAGAGAAACAAACAACTTCTCAGCGTTACTTGCAAACTTCAGAAAAGCTTTCACAGCATTAAGCTCTCAAGCAAAATAA
- the LOC142502870 gene encoding kinetochore protein Spc25-like isoform X3, translated as MGIAMSSLKDDEQGIYLLMEKFRTSFINNSEDYTNQTTGLKDSSKTTLKTLTDAWSKKYREGEVMIEKVLEFRNEINLQNKRIEEKQEDILQELAKLKENEAQVADLIECIRGLKEEVKRKSDIVLANKRANKDRLTELQKSATLFKERFGLEIRKLHGEKLQFVFRCINPKDLDEPYTFILYINQQGEYEVTECDPPLECLAEFQKKVRETNNFSALLANFRKAFTALSSQAK; from the exons ATGGG TATCGCAATGTCCAGTTTAAAGGATGATGAGCAGGGCATATATCTGCTTATGGAGAAGTTCCgtaccagttttattaataacaGTGAGGATTACACCAATCAGACTACAGGTCTGAAGGATTCTTCCAAGACGACCTTAAAAACATTAACGG ACGCTTGGTCCAAGAAATACAGGGAAGGGGAAGTAATGATTGAGAAAGTCCTGGAGTTCAGAAACG AAATCAATTTGCAGAACAAACGTATAGAAGAAAAACAAGAGGATATCTTACAAGAGCTTGCAAAACTAAAGGAAAATGAGGCGCAGGTGGCCGACCTGATTGAGTGCATCCGGGGGTTAAAGGAAGAAGTCAAACGGAAAAGTGACA TTGTTTTAGCTAACAAAAGGGCCAATAAAGACAGACTGACGGAGCTGCAGAAATCTGCAACTCTATTCAAGGAGCGCTTTGGACTAGAAATCCGAAAATTGCACG GTGAAAAGCTGCAGTTTGTCTTCAGATGCATTAACCCCAAAGACCTTGATGAGCCATACACATTCATTCTTTATATAAATCAACAAGGAGAGTATGAAG TTACAGAGTGTGATCCGCCATTGGAATGCTTGGCAGAATTTCAGAAGAAAGTGAGAGAAACAAACAACTTCTCAGCGTTACTTGCAAACTTCAGAAAAGCTTTCACAGCATTAAGCTCTCAAGCAAAATAA
- the UBR7 gene encoding putative E3 ubiquitin-protein ligase UBR7 isoform X1: MEARGQGEKRRAEEAVAGGEEAVLSLVDVLEQDEALEDEACAVLGGSDAEKCSYPEGYVKRQALYACNTCTPNKEGPAGICLACTYKCHEGHDLFELYTKRNFRCDCGNGKFKHLECKLFPEKENFNAVNKYNANFFGLYCTCKRPYPDPEDETPDEMIQCVVCEDWFHGRHLGAVPPEHLEYQEMVCQVCMKRCPFLWAYAAQLAVPTVTKITPAESDHEDIKVEDTAVESITVQNGSNGKTEENTIQQYTKHQQVQEEKDKHNGPSTSAETAQKCTNGDISNAVVTEANPGTACKLQENKRHEGHRTDTATFWPSNWRSKLCNCGDCMKMYADLEVVFLVDERDTVQAYENKGKNDEDRERKDPLMAALSSMNRVQQVELISEYNDLKTELKDYLKRFADEGKVVKTEDIQQFFEELQSRKRRRVAGMQYYCS; this comes from the exons ATGGAGGCACGCGGGCAGGGTGAGAAGCGGCGCGCGGAGGAGGCCGTCGCGGGCGGGGAGGAGGCCGTGCTGTCTCTGGTGGATGTGCTGGAGCAGGATGAGGCGCTGGAGGACGAGGCCTGCGCGGTGCTGGGCGGAAGTGACGCGGAGAAGTGCTCCTACCCCGAG GGTTATGTGAAGAGACAAGCATTGTATGCCTGTAATACGTGTACACCTAACAAGGAGGGGCCCGCTGGGATCTGCTTAGCATGTACTTACAAGTGCCACGAAGGGCACGATTTGTTTGAGCTttatacaaagag GAACTTTCGCTGTGATTGTGGGAATGGCAAGTTTAAACATCTGGAGTGCAAGTTGTTCCCC gaaaagGAGAACTTTAATGCTGTTAACAAATACAACGCAAACTTCTTTGGCCTGTACTGCACCTGCAAGAGACCTTATCCTGATCCAGAAGATGAG ACCCCAGATGAGATGATCCAGTGTGTAGTTTGTGAAGATTGGTTCCATGGAAGG CACCTCGGTGCAGTTCCCCCTGAACACCTAGAGTATCAGGAGATGGTATGCCAAGTCTGCATGAAGCGCTGCCCCTTCCTCTGGGCCTACGCTGCACAGCTAGCGG TTCCTACTGTGACTAAAATCACCCCTGCTGAATCGGACCATGAAGATATAAAGGTGGAAGACACTGCAGTAGAAAGCATCACAGTTCAGAATGGTTCAAATGGCAAGACTGAAGAAAATACTATTCAACAGTACACAAAGCATCAGCAAGTACAAGAAGAGAAGGACAAGCACAATGGTCCATCCACTAGTGCCGAGACTGCTCAG AAATGTACAAATGGAGACATTTCCAACGCGGTGGTAACGGAGGCTAATCCTGGCACTGCGTGCAAGCTTCAGGAGAATAAAAGGCATGAAGGACACAGGACGGACACTGCCACGTTCTGGCCGAGCAACTGGCGCAGCAAACTATGCAACTGCGGGGATTGTAtg AAAATGTATGCAGATCTGGAGGTGGTCTTCCTGGTGGACGAACGTGACACAGTTCAGGCTTATGAAAATAAAGGCAAAAATGACGAGGATAGAGAAAGAAAAGACCCCCTGATGGCCGCCCTCAGCAGCATGAACCGGGTGCAGCAGGTGGAGCTAATCAGTG AATACAATGACTTGAAGACAGAGCTAAAGGATTATCTTAAAAGGTTTGCAGATGAAGGAAAG GTTGTCAAAACGGAGGACATTCAACAATTCTTTGAAGAACTACAGTCCAGGAAGAGAAGGCGGGTAGCTGGGATGCAATATTACTGCAGCTAA
- the LOC142502870 gene encoding kinetochore protein Spc25-like isoform X4 — protein sequence MSSLKDDEQGIYLLMEKFRTSFINNSEDYTNQTTGLKDSSKTTLKTLTDAWSKKYREGEVMIEKVLEFRNEINLQNKRIEEKQEDILQELAKLKENEAQVADLIECIRGLKEEVKRKSDIVLANKRANKDRLTELQKSATLFKERFGLEIRKLHGEKLQFVFRCINPKDLDEPYTFILYINQQGEYEVTECDPPLECLAEFQKKVRETNNFSALLANFRKAFTALSSQAK from the exons ATGTCCAGTTTAAAGGATGATGAGCAGGGCATATATCTGCTTATGGAGAAGTTCCgtaccagttttattaataacaGTGAGGATTACACCAATCAGACTACAGGTCTGAAGGATTCTTCCAAGACGACCTTAAAAACATTAACGG ACGCTTGGTCCAAGAAATACAGGGAAGGGGAAGTAATGATTGAGAAAGTCCTGGAGTTCAGAAACG AAATCAATTTGCAGAACAAACGTATAGAAGAAAAACAAGAGGATATCTTACAAGAGCTTGCAAAACTAAAGGAAAATGAGGCGCAGGTGGCCGACCTGATTGAGTGCATCCGGGGGTTAAAGGAAGAAGTCAAACGGAAAAGTGACA TTGTTTTAGCTAACAAAAGGGCCAATAAAGACAGACTGACGGAGCTGCAGAAATCTGCAACTCTATTCAAGGAGCGCTTTGGACTAGAAATCCGAAAATTGCACG GTGAAAAGCTGCAGTTTGTCTTCAGATGCATTAACCCCAAAGACCTTGATGAGCCATACACATTCATTCTTTATATAAATCAACAAGGAGAGTATGAAG TTACAGAGTGTGATCCGCCATTGGAATGCTTGGCAGAATTTCAGAAGAAAGTGAGAGAAACAAACAACTTCTCAGCGTTACTTGCAAACTTCAGAAAAGCTTTCACAGCATTAAGCTCTCAAGCAAAATAA